One Nocardia iowensis DNA window includes the following coding sequences:
- a CDS encoding condensation domain-containing protein: MEFIELADYPLPSGRVIEWLPTATSHWADWPRDTRAVSYNHEHHLRDAVEHSRIRDRRHYWLGHAFRIDGPLDPQAWRSAFDAWIDRHEGLRSHVAIEGGKPARYTLPPGEIRVQPVDAGAPTSTMATYRLVHGLLDDGTSPLRWPSYVCVTIAGRDGFTVVFAADHSIMDGYSTISTGGELHALYNAARAGETAQLVETGSYVDFSQDERVRAATATADNPAVETWRTFFPENTENDLPCGTLSKVAAAPIELNGPAEAPTRRVAQRNLSVEVLDADAADAASVVAREHGQGLFAALLAAFAVTTTELGAGRDFRTVIPLHTRTEPQWVDTLGWFVGLAPFQLDCGPARNLSDLITPAGEELRRTRSAATVPFARVCELLGTRPRISFMVSYMDVRAAASAATWADTDTRWLRSRNVSADEFFFWFLRTPHGVTLNMRYPGTTKATRDIHRHVLRMRDLLAEFTRYGDARIRPIEGAPLSWR, from the coding sequence ATGGAATTCATCGAACTGGCCGACTACCCGTTGCCGAGCGGCCGTGTGATCGAGTGGCTCCCGACTGCCACTTCACACTGGGCCGACTGGCCACGAGATACTCGCGCCGTTTCTTATAACCACGAGCATCATCTTCGAGATGCGGTGGAGCACAGTCGAATACGAGACCGTCGCCACTACTGGCTCGGACACGCGTTCCGCATCGACGGACCGCTGGATCCGCAGGCCTGGCGTAGCGCCTTCGATGCCTGGATCGACCGGCACGAAGGACTGCGCTCGCATGTCGCCATCGAGGGCGGCAAGCCGGCCAGGTACACCCTGCCGCCCGGTGAGATCCGGGTGCAGCCGGTCGACGCGGGCGCGCCCACCTCGACCATGGCGACATACCGCCTGGTCCACGGCCTGCTCGACGACGGCACCTCACCGCTGCGGTGGCCGTCCTACGTCTGCGTGACCATTGCCGGTCGCGACGGCTTCACCGTGGTATTCGCGGCCGACCATTCGATCATGGACGGCTACTCGACCATCTCCACCGGTGGCGAGCTGCACGCGCTCTACAACGCGGCTCGCGCGGGCGAAACGGCACAGCTGGTCGAGACCGGCAGCTACGTCGACTTCTCCCAGGACGAGCGCGTCCGCGCCGCCACGGCCACCGCGGACAACCCCGCGGTGGAGACCTGGCGCACGTTCTTTCCGGAGAACACCGAGAACGACCTGCCCTGCGGCACGCTCAGCAAGGTCGCCGCGGCACCGATCGAGCTCAACGGTCCCGCGGAGGCGCCGACGCGGCGGGTGGCGCAGCGCAACCTGTCGGTGGAGGTGCTCGACGCCGACGCGGCCGATGCCGCGTCGGTGGTCGCCAGGGAACACGGTCAGGGCTTGTTCGCCGCCCTGCTCGCCGCGTTCGCGGTGACGACCACCGAACTCGGTGCGGGACGGGATTTCCGCACAGTGATCCCGCTGCATACCCGTACCGAGCCACAGTGGGTTGACACCCTCGGCTGGTTCGTCGGGCTCGCGCCGTTCCAGCTGGATTGCGGTCCGGCCCGCAATCTGTCCGACCTCATCACCCCGGCGGGCGAGGAGCTGCGGCGCACCCGCAGCGCGGCAACGGTGCCGTTCGCCAGGGTCTGCGAGCTGCTCGGCACTCGGCCGCGCATCTCGTTCATGGTGTCCTACATGGATGTTCGGGCGGCAGCGTCCGCCGCCACCTGGGCCGATACCGACACCCGGTGGCTGCGCAGCCGCAATGTGTCCGCCGACGAGTTCTTCTTCTGGTTCCTTCGCACGCCACACGGCGTGACGCTCAACATGCGCTACCCCGGCACCACCAAGGCGACGCGCGATATCCACCGCCATGTCCTGCGCATGCGCGATCTGCTCGCCGAGTTCACCCGCTATGGAGACGCCCGAATCCGTCCGATCGAAGGAGCGCCGCTGTCATGGAGATGA
- a CDS encoding condensation domain-containing protein has translation MEMTLTEDWLPKPGVLLEFTPTAASRAATAAATPSDAPATYVQESHIRRWAARRHTADPLASELSLCFSVASPLDADALRRAFTTFLQRHESLRSWFELDESAGKFALTRYLLEPGAVELETTTVGAFDSGEELRDLLVEKFHASAEPIKWPAFLCGAIDHGADGFTLVYNTDHAFSDGLSLVTAIFELHALYTAYSTGQEPVLLPVGSYVEFARNERAAVAANPPELDKLATLIADSLDKVRPLPIDLGLAPGELADSRGTKVDLLDAAECEAFSEACKAAGGSFSAGLFAAIALAELEFAGRTHYLGLNVVGTRQEPQYQLAQGWFINLLPISFEVDPTDHFTDLIGRAGVALDWVKPLASVPIHAALERAAELTGASVPATTDWPWVSYMDVRAISGAALENALPNVHGINGLGSRARMGQTSPMWFSRELDRLHVSMMFPDTPAAATSAAAYLDSIRTALRAIATTGEYTATTPDFARS, from the coding sequence ATGGAGATGACCCTCACCGAAGACTGGTTGCCGAAGCCGGGCGTGCTGCTGGAATTCACTCCCACCGCGGCCAGCCGGGCGGCCACCGCGGCGGCCACGCCGTCCGACGCGCCCGCGACCTACGTGCAGGAGTCGCACATCCGCCGCTGGGCCGCGCGCAGGCATACCGCGGATCCGCTCGCGTCCGAGCTGTCGCTGTGCTTCTCCGTCGCCAGCCCGCTGGACGCGGACGCGCTGCGGCGCGCCTTCACCACGTTCCTGCAGCGTCACGAAAGCTTGCGGTCGTGGTTCGAGCTAGACGAGTCCGCAGGCAAGTTCGCGCTCACCCGCTACCTGCTCGAACCCGGCGCTGTCGAGCTGGAGACGACGACCGTCGGCGCCTTCGACTCCGGCGAGGAACTGCGCGACCTGCTGGTCGAGAAGTTCCATGCCAGTGCCGAGCCGATCAAGTGGCCGGCGTTCCTCTGCGGCGCCATCGATCACGGCGCCGACGGCTTCACCCTGGTCTACAACACCGACCACGCGTTCAGCGACGGCCTGTCGCTGGTCACCGCGATCTTCGAATTGCACGCCCTCTACACGGCCTACTCGACCGGTCAGGAGCCCGTGCTGCTCCCGGTGGGCAGCTACGTGGAGTTCGCGCGGAACGAGCGGGCCGCGGTGGCCGCCAATCCGCCCGAACTGGACAAGCTCGCCACCCTGATCGCCGACAGCCTGGACAAGGTGCGGCCGCTGCCGATCGACCTCGGACTCGCCCCCGGTGAGCTCGCCGACAGCAGGGGAACCAAGGTCGATCTGCTCGATGCCGCCGAATGCGAGGCGTTCTCGGAGGCGTGCAAGGCCGCGGGTGGTTCGTTCTCGGCGGGCCTGTTCGCCGCGATCGCCCTGGCCGAGCTCGAATTCGCCGGGCGCACCCACTATCTCGGCCTCAATGTGGTCGGCACCAGGCAGGAGCCGCAGTATCAGCTCGCACAGGGTTGGTTCATCAACCTGCTGCCGATCTCGTTCGAGGTCGACCCGACCGACCACTTCACCGATCTCATCGGCCGCGCCGGTGTCGCGCTCGACTGGGTGAAACCCCTGGCGAGCGTGCCGATTCACGCCGCACTGGAGCGGGCCGCCGAGCTGACCGGCGCATCGGTGCCCGCCACGACGGACTGGCCTTGGGTGTCGTACATGGATGTGCGCGCGATTTCCGGTGCGGCACTGGAGAACGCGCTGCCCAACGTGCACGGGATCAACGGTCTCGGCTCCCGCGCCCGGATGGGCCAGACCTCGCCCATGTGGTTCAGCCGGGAGCTGGACCGCCTGCACGTCAGCATGATGTTCCCGGACACCCCGGCCGCGGCGACATCGGCGGCGGCCTATCTGGATTCGATCCGCACCGCCCTGCGCGCCATCGCCACCACCGGCGAGTACACCGCGACCACACCGGATTTCGCGAGGTCATAA
- a CDS encoding condensation domain-containing protein, with amino-acid sequence MQLLFLDQLSAPPGTLLEWTALAEPGPTPDATPPSANQSIHLSSAGPTTWLAATFDVAGPIDESALQTAFSAWLPRHDALHCSFEPPRDGKPPSVHVVMDTDIRLVPQQAVETASTEELRAVLGARLDQACSPFSFAPYFLGAVSRPETSTIVCGFDHAVCDAWSITIAVAELDELYRAACEDGHDGAVAAADRLPEPGSFLSYSTREAAIPAAATGPLIRAWRDFLHAAGNDLPHFPLDLGLPAGSVAPFGSDVRLLLGAMATDALHRKSRADGYSMFAALLAAVAMAAAELGGRTGTDLVFPVHTRREPRHHNTFGWLVSNAPAHVPVAHDFCATAQAADDAVRAGQRLAQVPANRVLAAMGSDLKRTRQDLFSVSYTDYRRLPGGSRSDTTRTVPRNPAQLSRCAPLDDVQMWFTRTDDGLALRTRFPATPTAGPLIAEFLDKVAATLSTAISVRV; translated from the coding sequence ATGCAGCTGCTGTTTCTCGACCAGCTGAGCGCGCCGCCGGGCACCCTGCTCGAGTGGACCGCGCTCGCCGAGCCCGGCCCCACGCCGGACGCGACGCCCCCCTCCGCCAACCAGTCCATCCATCTGTCCTCGGCCGGACCGACCACCTGGCTCGCCGCCACCTTCGACGTGGCCGGTCCGATCGACGAATCCGCACTGCAGACGGCGTTCTCGGCGTGGCTGCCGCGCCACGACGCGCTGCACTGCAGCTTCGAACCACCGCGGGACGGCAAGCCGCCGTCGGTGCACGTGGTGATGGACACCGACATCCGGCTGGTCCCCCAGCAGGCCGTCGAAACCGCGTCCACCGAGGAGCTGCGCGCGGTGCTCGGCGCGCGGCTCGATCAGGCCTGCTCGCCGTTCAGTTTCGCGCCGTATTTCCTCGGCGCGGTCAGCAGGCCCGAAACGTCCACCATTGTCTGCGGTTTCGACCATGCCGTGTGCGATGCCTGGTCGATCACCATCGCGGTGGCCGAACTGGACGAGCTGTACCGGGCCGCCTGCGAAGACGGCCACGACGGTGCCGTCGCGGCCGCCGACCGGCTGCCCGAACCGGGCAGTTTCCTGTCCTATTCGACCCGGGAAGCCGCCATTCCGGCGGCGGCCACCGGCCCGCTGATTCGTGCGTGGCGTGACTTCTTGCACGCCGCGGGCAACGATCTGCCGCACTTCCCGCTCGATCTGGGCCTGCCCGCCGGGTCGGTGGCCCCGTTCGGCAGCGATGTGCGGTTGCTGCTCGGCGCCATGGCCACCGATGCGCTGCACCGCAAGTCGCGGGCGGACGGATATTCGATGTTCGCGGCGCTGCTCGCTGCGGTGGCGATGGCCGCGGCCGAGCTCGGCGGGCGCACCGGGACCGACCTGGTGTTCCCGGTGCATACCCGGCGAGAGCCGCGGCACCACAACACCTTCGGCTGGCTGGTGTCGAACGCGCCGGCGCATGTGCCGGTGGCGCACGACTTCTGCGCCACCGCGCAGGCCGCCGACGACGCGGTCCGGGCAGGACAGCGCTTGGCGCAGGTCCCGGCGAACCGGGTACTCGCCGCGATGGGCAGCGACCTGAAGCGGACGAGGCAGGATCTGTTCAGCGTCTCCTACACCGACTACCGGCGACTACCCGGCGGTTCGCGCAGCGACACCACCCGCACGGTGCCCCGAAATCCGGCCCAGCTCAGCCGCTGCGCGCCGTTGGACGACGTGCAGATGTGGTTCACCCGCACCGACGACGGGCTCGCGCTGCGCACCCGTTTCCCCGCGACACCCACCGCCGGGCCGTTGATCGCCGAGTTCCTCGACAAGGTCGCCGCGACCTTGTCCACCGCGATCTCGGTTCGGGTATGA
- a CDS encoding helix-turn-helix domain-containing protein — protein MKALVSNDFSTSPDAEAPDGPQWQGSALLRPGILAFAGEILPTELHAHHAVQVVAACTPVVIVDGSGVRRQGTHIIVPTDAPHRVCVGATHGIAVYLDPETVAGAAADRRAHLHGWAQPLSVDPADAPGVDRTHTPGVDRTHTPGVDRTQRQLAGHVADVLADLLRDNAAPSTDDRQGVVAAALQLLPDLVRDGSVRGSDVARQLGISATRLTHLFTEQVGIPLRRYILWLRLHIAMTRVMAGDDVTTAAAAAGFTDSAHLTRTCRRTFGLPPSMMSREVDWDIGL, from the coding sequence ATGAAGGCTCTGGTCAGCAACGACTTCTCGACGTCACCGGACGCCGAAGCCCCCGACGGACCGCAGTGGCAGGGCAGCGCACTACTGCGGCCGGGCATCCTGGCCTTCGCCGGGGAAATCCTGCCGACGGAACTCCATGCCCACCACGCCGTGCAGGTCGTCGCCGCCTGCACCCCCGTAGTCATCGTGGACGGTAGCGGGGTGCGGCGGCAGGGCACGCACATCATCGTGCCCACCGACGCGCCGCACCGGGTCTGTGTCGGCGCCACGCACGGCATCGCCGTCTACCTCGACCCGGAAACCGTCGCCGGTGCGGCCGCCGACCGGCGGGCGCACCTGCACGGCTGGGCGCAGCCGCTAAGTGTCGATCCGGCAGACGCGCCCGGCGTCGATCGAACACACACGCCCGGCGTCGATCGAACACACACGCCCGGCGTCGATCGAACACAGCGCCAACTCGCCGGGCACGTGGCCGACGTCCTCGCGGATCTCCTGCGGGACAACGCGGCACCGTCCACCGACGATCGGCAGGGTGTGGTGGCCGCGGCCTTGCAGTTGCTGCCCGACCTGGTCCGGGACGGCTCGGTCCGCGGCTCGGATGTGGCACGCCAACTGGGCATTTCGGCGACCCGGCTCACCCACCTGTTCACCGAACAGGTGGGCATTCCGTTGCGCCGCTACATCCTCTGGCTACGTCTGCACATCGCGATGACGCGGGTGATGGCGGGCGACGATGTGACCACCGCGGCCGCCGCGGCCGGTTTCACCGACAGCGCCCACCTGACCCGCACCTGTCGGCGCACCTTCGGGCTGCCGCCGTCGATGATGAGCCGCGAGGTCGACTGGGATATCGGACTCTGA
- a CDS encoding DUF6412 domain-containing protein, with product MITRARLMTYAVVAFVLPALVLFAIPAGEPGSVAVVGMVAASLFVAFATLHTAAGLPLPQVGSGPPPSAQRRRRGSFLRQSNPDTPGRPRPRAPGFATA from the coding sequence ATGATCACGCGCGCTCGGCTGATGACGTATGCGGTTGTCGCATTCGTCCTGCCCGCGCTCGTGCTGTTCGCGATACCGGCCGGTGAGCCGGGATCGGTGGCCGTCGTCGGCATGGTCGCGGCGTCGCTGTTCGTCGCGTTCGCCACGCTGCACACCGCCGCCGGTCTGCCGCTCCCCCAGGTCGGTTCGGGTCCGCCGCCGTCCGCGCAACGGCGCCGACGTGGCTCTTTCCTGCGCCAGAGCAATCCCGACACCCCCGGGCGTCCACGCCCACGAGCACCAGGGTTCGCGACCGCCTGA
- the yidC gene encoding membrane protein insertase YidC, whose protein sequence is MLDFVYYPVSAILWLWHYAFAAVLGPASALAWVLSVAFLVLTLRAALFVPFLKQARTQAIVKKLQPKVAGLKQKYANDRRRQATELQKLYKDNGINSFATLIPLIGQLFVFAGLFHVLRSFDRTAALGHLPFQAIATPMTPEQNAATPNYVFGATDVQSFLQAKIFGAPLSATVAGAGDLLATVAVIAIPLTLIAAVATHFTARASLSRQDTPTQFAFMRPLTLWAFPAAALVGGALLPVAILLYFVTNNAWTLAQQHFVYHRLDAEAAAEAQRTAAVRAASAPKPGAKPVRRR, encoded by the coding sequence ATGCTCGACTTCGTCTACTACCCCGTGTCCGCCATTCTCTGGCTCTGGCACTACGCCTTCGCCGCCGTCCTCGGACCCGCCAGTGCACTCGCCTGGGTGCTTTCGGTGGCTTTTCTCGTCCTCACTCTTCGCGCTGCCCTTTTTGTGCCATTTCTAAAGCAGGCTCGCACGCAAGCGATTGTTAAAAAATTGCAGCCGAAGGTCGCTGGGTTGAAACAAAAATACGCAAACGATCGTCGCCGCCAGGCGACCGAGCTACAGAAATTGTATAAAGACAATGGCATCAATAGCTTCGCGACACTGATTCCGCTCATCGGTCAGCTATTTGTCTTCGCCGGGTTGTTCCATGTGCTGCGCTCGTTCGACCGCACCGCCGCACTCGGACACCTGCCGTTCCAGGCAATCGCGACACCGATGACACCCGAGCAAAACGCCGCGACACCCAATTACGTGTTCGGCGCCACCGATGTCCAGTCGTTCCTACAGGCGAAAATCTTCGGTGCACCGCTGTCGGCCACCGTCGCGGGCGCTGGCGACCTGCTGGCAACGGTGGCCGTCATCGCCATCCCGTTGACCTTGATCGCCGCTGTAGCAACACATTTCACCGCCCGGGCGTCACTGTCCCGGCAGGACACCCCCACCCAGTTCGCCTTCATGCGCCCGCTCACCCTGTGGGCGTTCCCGGCGGCTGCCCTCGTCGGCGGCGCCCTACTCCCGGTGGCGATCCTGCTCTACTTCGTCACCAACAACGCCTGGACCCTGGCCCAACAACACTTCGTCTACCACCGTCTCGACGCCGAAGCCGCCGCCGAAGCACAACGCACGGCCGCCGTCCGCGCGGCATCGGCCCCGAAACCCGGCGCCAAGCCGGTCCGCCGCCGCTAG
- a CDS encoding SRPBCC family protein: MCASRADAEAERLQISWADATAAHPADWRITWTLHPEGCGTRVLLRHSGFDPDDPVQQLSRSIMGSGWPTVVRNLGKALDTM, encoded by the coding sequence CTGTGCGCGAGTAGGGCCGATGCGGAGGCCGAGCGGCTACAGATCAGTTGGGCCGATGCCACCGCCGCCCACCCCGCCGACTGGCGGATCACCTGGACCCTGCACCCGGAAGGCTGCGGCACCCGGGTCCTGTTGCGGCACAGCGGCTTCGACCCCGACGACCCGGTCCAGCAGCTGTCCCGCAGCATCATGGGCAGCGGCTGGCCCACCGTCGTCCGAAACCTCGGCAAGGCACTCGACACCATGTGA
- a CDS encoding nitroreductase family deazaflavin-dependent oxidoreductase, with translation MVLPRALAKFNRHATNPAAGLFAGRAPGFAILRHKGRKSGRDYRTPVAVFERDGVYRISLTYGRNADWVKNICAAGSFILHTRGHAIELGDPAVRHDPSVQWAPPLVRPWLKALSAEYYVEARPVRE, from the coding sequence ATGGTGCTTCCCCGCGCACTGGCGAAATTCAACCGGCATGCCACCAATCCCGCGGCGGGCCTGTTCGCGGGTCGTGCTCCCGGCTTCGCCATCTTGCGGCACAAGGGCCGAAAGTCCGGGCGGGACTATCGAACTCCGGTCGCCGTGTTCGAACGCGATGGCGTATACCGCATCTCGCTGACCTACGGTCGCAATGCCGACTGGGTTAAAAACATCTGTGCCGCAGGCAGTTTCATTCTGCATACGCGCGGTCACGCAATCGAACTTGGCGATCCCGCGGTGCGGCACGACCCGTCGGTGCAGTGGGCGCCACCGCTCGTCCGCCCGTGGCTGAAGGCATTGTCGGCCGAGTACTACGTCGAAGCCCGGCCTGTGCGCGAGTAG
- a CDS encoding NUDIX hydrolase gives MIAVYDAAGRVVGAADRAAVYRDGLWHASAGVLVRSGDGERIYVHRRTDTKMVFAGMHDCLAGGVVGPGESPRKTALRELAEELGITLTGADPAPRPVAEVAWDGEWQGKPMRCHLFGYELRYDGPIRHQPEEIVDGWWWTDAELRAHLADPDWPFVPDTRVLVDDLLT, from the coding sequence ATGATCGCCGTCTACGACGCGGCCGGTCGAGTGGTCGGCGCGGCCGATCGGGCCGCGGTCTACCGCGACGGATTGTGGCACGCCAGTGCCGGTGTGCTGGTCCGATCCGGCGACGGCGAGCGGATCTACGTGCACCGCCGCACCGACACCAAGATGGTCTTCGCGGGCATGCACGACTGCCTGGCAGGCGGCGTGGTCGGCCCGGGGGAATCCCCGAGGAAGACGGCCTTGCGCGAACTCGCCGAAGAACTCGGCATCACGCTCACCGGCGCCGATCCGGCACCCCGGCCGGTGGCCGAAGTCGCGTGGGATGGCGAATGGCAGGGCAAACCCATGCGCTGCCACCTGTTCGGCTACGAACTGCGCTACGACGGCCCGATCCGCCACCAGCCGGAGGAGATCGTCGACGGCTGGTGGTGGACCGACGCGGAACTGCGCGCCCACCTCGCCGACCCGGACTGGCCGTTCGTGCCGGACACCCGGGTGCTCGTCGACGATCTGCTCACCTGA
- a CDS encoding TIGR00266 family protein, translating into MKVQLRHNPASTIARCFLAGGEPMRVESGAMVAHSAGVTLAAKAEGGILAGLKRSVLAGESFFVSTFTAPQQGGWVDVAPALPGDMLNLQITQDRPFFISRGGWIANSHGVQIESKWGGLANLFGGEGGFGLRAHGEGEIVVGVFGAIDVIDLQPGEPITIDTGHVVAYDLAMNFAIRRAVSGRSIQSLKSGEGFVFDFVGPGRVLLQTRNPGAFAAWASSVASSG; encoded by the coding sequence ATGAAGGTACAACTGCGCCACAATCCGGCCTCGACCATCGCGCGGTGCTTCCTCGCGGGCGGCGAGCCGATGCGCGTCGAGAGCGGCGCCATGGTCGCCCACTCGGCCGGAGTCACGTTGGCGGCCAAGGCCGAAGGCGGCATCCTGGCCGGCTTGAAGCGGTCGGTGCTCGCCGGTGAATCGTTCTTCGTCTCCACCTTCACCGCGCCGCAGCAAGGCGGCTGGGTGGATGTGGCGCCCGCGCTGCCCGGCGACATGCTCAATCTGCAGATCACCCAGGACCGGCCGTTCTTCATCAGCCGCGGCGGTTGGATCGCGAATTCGCATGGGGTGCAAATAGAAAGCAAGTGGGGCGGCTTGGCGAACCTGTTCGGCGGCGAGGGCGGCTTCGGCCTGCGCGCGCACGGCGAGGGCGAGATCGTCGTCGGCGTATTCGGCGCCATCGACGTCATCGATCTGCAGCCGGGGGAGCCGATCACCATCGACACCGGGCATGTCGTGGCATACGACCTCGCGATGAACTTCGCCATCCGGCGCGCGGTGTCCGGCCGATCCATCCAGTCGCTGAAGTCCGGTGAGGGCTTCGTGTTCGACTTCGTCGGGCCCGGCCGGGTGCTGCTGCAAACCAGGAACCCCGGCGCTTTCGCCGCCTGGGCCAGTTCGGTAGCCTCCTCCGGGTAA
- a CDS encoding arsenate reductase family protein → MTSGQTEIWHNPRCTKSRNATAFLDEAGIEYSVRRYLDEPPTAAELRTVLHRLGAEPWDITRTGERIAKDLGMSGWGRTPADRDRWIEALAEHPKLIQRPIVLTADGGAVVARDDAALRSLG, encoded by the coding sequence ATGACATCTGGGCAGACCGAGATCTGGCACAACCCGCGGTGCACCAAGAGCCGCAACGCCACCGCGTTCCTGGACGAGGCGGGCATCGAGTACTCGGTGCGCCGCTATCTCGACGAGCCGCCGACCGCCGCGGAACTGCGTACCGTGCTGCACCGGCTCGGCGCCGAACCGTGGGACATCACCCGCACCGGTGAGCGGATCGCCAAGGACCTCGGGATGTCCGGGTGGGGCCGCACGCCCGCCGACCGGGACCGGTGGATCGAGGCGCTGGCCGAGCATCCGAAGCTGATCCAGCGGCCCATCGTGTTGACCGCGGACGGCGGCGCGGTGGTCGCGCGCGACGATGCCGCGCTGCGGTCGCTCGGCTGA
- a CDS encoding bifunctional phosphatase PAP2/diacylglycerol kinase family protein — protein MRNRLRPTNALDRRLVERTARLRPSPADQLLRSLSMSANHSRLWMAVAAGLFVAGGRAQRRGAVRGLAAVSLASGLANGVAKPLFPRRRPPAKAVPLMRRLVKPPVSSSFPSGHAASAAAFTTAVALESPATAAAIAPVALAVAYSRVHIGVHWPSDVVVGAALGSGVALGTRRWWAVRDDEPATLGAAKLTDPLPDGRGLLLVVNPSSGSGEGIEQLATLRGRLPAAQILELDDSLELSAEIDARVRRDDIVALGVLGGDGTVSGVAEAAVRQNLPLAVFAGGTLNHFARDIGVEEPGTTFAALDSGQLVLVDTALVRLDGTEERVFVNTASLGGYPDFVRLRERWERRVGKWPAAGLAMLCVLFRAQPLRAMIDGERADLWMLFVGNGAYHPADQIPMSRPRLHDGTLDIRYLRADLRFSRTRLIWATFTGTLDRSATYVHRRVAQLGVQVDGAPVSLATDGEVNHQAMTLDFASQPAALAVFRSLPDETE, from the coding sequence ATGCGTAACCGACTTCGTCCGACCAATGCCCTGGATCGCCGACTCGTAGAGCGCACCGCGCGCTTGCGGCCGTCGCCCGCCGATCAACTGCTGCGTTCGCTGAGCATGAGCGCGAACCACAGCCGCCTCTGGATGGCGGTCGCCGCAGGCCTTTTCGTGGCAGGCGGTCGCGCGCAGCGGCGTGGCGCGGTGCGCGGTCTCGCCGCGGTGAGCCTGGCGAGTGGGCTGGCCAACGGTGTGGCCAAACCGCTTTTCCCGCGTCGCCGACCGCCGGCCAAGGCGGTGCCGCTGATGCGGCGGCTGGTCAAACCACCCGTGTCCTCCTCGTTCCCATCCGGCCATGCCGCATCGGCGGCGGCGTTCACCACCGCGGTGGCGCTGGAGTCCCCGGCGACGGCCGCGGCCATCGCGCCGGTCGCACTGGCGGTCGCCTATTCGCGGGTGCACATCGGCGTGCACTGGCCCTCCGATGTGGTGGTGGGGGCCGCGCTTGGTTCCGGCGTCGCGCTGGGGACCCGGCGCTGGTGGGCGGTGCGCGATGATGAACCCGCCACGCTCGGGGCCGCGAAGCTGACCGATCCGCTGCCGGACGGGCGCGGACTGCTGCTGGTGGTCAACCCGTCCTCGGGCAGTGGCGAAGGCATTGAACAGCTGGCCACCTTGCGAGGCAGGCTGCCCGCGGCGCAAATCCTCGAGCTCGATGATTCGCTCGAGCTCAGCGCCGAGATCGACGCGCGCGTGCGCCGGGACGATATCGTGGCTCTCGGTGTGCTCGGCGGTGACGGAACGGTGTCGGGTGTCGCGGAAGCCGCTGTGCGGCAAAATCTTCCGTTGGCAGTGTTCGCGGGTGGGACGCTCAATCACTTCGCGCGCGATATCGGCGTCGAGGAGCCAGGAACGACCTTCGCCGCGCTCGATTCGGGCCAGCTGGTGCTGGTCGACACCGCCCTCGTGCGGCTGGACGGCACGGAGGAGCGCGTCTTCGTCAATACGGCCAGCCTCGGCGGCTACCCGGACTTCGTCCGGCTGCGGGAACGGTGGGAGCGGCGGGTGGGCAAGTGGCCTGCGGCGGGACTTGCCATGCTGTGCGTGCTGTTTCGCGCGCAACCGCTGCGCGCGATGATCGACGGCGAACGCGCCGATCTGTGGATGCTGTTCGTCGGCAATGGCGCGTACCACCCGGCGGACCAGATCCCGATGTCGCGTCCCCGGCTGCACGACGGGACCCTCGACATCCGGTATCTGCGTGCGGACCTTCGCTTTTCGCGCACCCGGCTGATCTGGGCCACCTTCACCGGGACGCTGGACCGTTCGGCGACCTACGTGCATCGGCGCGTCGCGCAGCTCGGCGTCCAGGTCGACGGCGCCCCCGTCTCACTTGCCACCGATGGCGAGGTGAACCACCAGGCAATGACCTTGGACTTCGCCAGCCAGCCCGCCGCGCTGGCCGTCTTCCGATCGCTGCCGGACGAGACCGAGTGA